One segment of Leuconostoc lactis DNA contains the following:
- the rfbA gene encoding glucose-1-phosphate thymidylyltransferase RfbA, with protein sequence MKGIILAGGSGTRLYPITKATSKQLVPIYDKPMIYYPLSVLMLAGIKEILLISTPEYVGQFESLFGDGHDLGLNIEYAIQEEPRGLADAFIVGADFIGDDTVALVLGDNIFYGAGLSEKLQAAAQKTTGATVFGSQVHDPERFGVVEFDDDGKALSIVEKPEHPKSNYAVTGLYFYDNDVVEIAANVKPSARGEIEISDINQAYLDRGDLDVQVMGRGYAWLDTGTHESLLEASSFIATIQKQQNLKVASLEEIAYRMGYIGLDQLEALAQPLKKNDYGQYLLRLVADEQARLK encoded by the coding sequence ATGAAAGGCATTATTCTCGCCGGCGGTTCCGGCACACGACTATATCCCATTACCAAAGCGACCAGTAAGCAATTGGTGCCGATTTATGACAAGCCAATGATCTATTATCCCTTGTCAGTCCTGATGTTGGCCGGTATTAAAGAAATTTTGTTGATCTCAACGCCAGAATATGTTGGCCAATTTGAATCATTGTTTGGTGATGGCCATGACTTAGGATTGAACATTGAATATGCCATTCAAGAAGAACCACGTGGGTTGGCGGACGCCTTTATTGTTGGGGCTGATTTTATTGGTGATGACACGGTGGCGTTGGTATTAGGCGATAACATTTTCTACGGCGCTGGCTTATCGGAAAAACTACAAGCTGCCGCACAAAAAACTACTGGGGCTACCGTCTTTGGTTCCCAAGTTCATGATCCCGAACGTTTTGGCGTGGTGGAATTTGACGATGATGGCAAGGCCTTATCCATTGTGGAAAAGCCAGAACACCCAAAGTCAAACTATGCCGTAACTGGTTTGTACTTCTACGACAATGATGTGGTGGAAATTGCTGCCAATGTGAAGCCATCAGCGCGAGGGGAAATTGAAATTTCTGACATTAACCAAGCCTACTTGGACCGTGGTGATTTGGATGTTCAAGTCATGGGCCGTGGTTATGCTTGGTTAGATACAGGAACGCATGAATCTTTGCTTGAAGCATCATCCTTTATTGCCACGATTCAAAAGCAACAAAACCTTAAAGTGGCATCACTGGAAGAAATTGCTTACCGAATGGGTTACATTGGTCTTGATCAACTCGAAGCCTTAGCGCAACCACTCAAGAAAAACGATTACGGTCAATACTTGTTGCGTTTGGTAGCTGATGAACAAGCCCGCTTAAAGTAA
- a CDS encoding glycosyltransferase family 2 protein, with protein MTNKNVTAAIVTYNRVDLLKESLSAVLNQTDYLNHVIVVNNKSTDETAEYLATVTDPRVIVYNSEENLGGAGGFNKAVRLFAEETQDDYVWLMDDDTIAEPDALKYLVDFITENDHVGFVNSVVRWGSRDGHPSWMNVPAPRAFTWQYHMNQDNPGIEVVNSTFVSVLFSRKTVAMVGLPQKEYFIWGDDMEYTNRIADVNRGYTVLKSIVVHKSKENTMPGDIVREQDDSRLWRYNYEYRNRVLTARRVSKHELLRTVVNALRHDLRMVLFGGRVKYRWQKAKMIVSGTVRGIQFNPDIEYVAGLRDYDVRSINKLLRARYLSDPQAIVTLDQDIDFIENYTYEDFLNKTPEADKYIAQIKAAQEAAKNTDTDKQ; from the coding sequence ATGACCAATAAAAACGTAACGGCTGCCATTGTAACCTACAATCGTGTGGATTTGCTTAAAGAATCTTTGTCAGCGGTTTTAAATCAAACGGACTATTTAAACCATGTGATTGTCGTCAACAACAAGTCAACGGATGAGACTGCTGAATATTTGGCAACGGTGACTGATCCAAGAGTGATCGTCTATAATTCTGAAGAAAATTTGGGCGGTGCTGGTGGTTTTAATAAGGCTGTGCGCTTATTTGCTGAAGAAACGCAAGATGATTATGTTTGGTTAATGGATGATGATACCATTGCTGAACCCGATGCACTGAAATACTTGGTTGATTTCATCACAGAAAATGACCATGTCGGCTTTGTAAATTCAGTGGTGCGCTGGGGAAGTCGTGATGGCCATCCATCTTGGATGAATGTGCCTGCACCACGTGCATTTACTTGGCAATACCACATGAACCAAGATAATCCAGGGATTGAAGTTGTGAATTCAACTTTTGTTTCGGTCCTATTTTCTCGCAAAACGGTAGCCATGGTTGGTTTACCCCAAAAAGAGTATTTCATTTGGGGTGACGATATGGAATATACGAACCGGATTGCTGACGTTAATCGTGGTTATACCGTTTTGAAGTCAATTGTGGTGCATAAATCAAAAGAAAACACGATGCCTGGTGACATTGTGCGCGAACAAGACGACTCACGACTTTGGCGTTATAATTATGAGTATCGTAACCGCGTGTTAACAGCCCGCCGCGTATCAAAACATGAATTGTTACGCACGGTTGTCAATGCGCTACGTCATGATTTGCGTATGGTGTTGTTTGGTGGCCGTGTCAAATACCGTTGGCAAAAGGCTAAAATGATTGTGAGTGGCACAGTTCGTGGCATCCAGTTTAATCCAGATATTGAATATGTTGCGGGTCTACGTGATTACGATGTGCGTTCAATCAATAAACTATTGCGTGCGCGTTATTTGTCTGACCCACAAGCCATTGTGACACTTGATCAAGATATTGATTTTATTGAAAACTACACTTACGAAGACTTTTTGAATAAAACACCAGAAGCCGATAAGTATATTGCGCAAATCAAAGCAGCGCAAGAAGCAGCTAAAAATACAGATACTGACAAGCAATAA
- a CDS encoding polysaccharide pyruvyl transferase family protein, with protein sequence MAKRYLISTAGYPNFGDEQIVRTWLKFYRENFPDDQLILDVPFPARASFLFQDELAHVQFVDTIWNSVYLAHDQQLTLENEPEVSTILHGGDPRNNVPIAALFDSDVIHLLGGGYFSTAYQEFSYTYLFFMLLALVKRDRPDTQLYATGLGLTPITDDIAANLAHYTDVFSYIGVRDRASTIVANTTFESDDVVMASKLEAIKQDDRPDNPDILLMIQPFKQDTQQEKFIQLLVAYLRQPSHRDKKIGIVEAMIPGDNWLFYSEALQDYPDIQQRLTFYGFWDIWQHGIPVKANQEWVTTRFHFHLIGALLGYRGTAINPGDDYYDVKHQSLVDLGTSWQYIDLSAATNIAIRPTLRQVAKLKLAFATQKKIKRMKRLFIDEGRNV encoded by the coding sequence ATGGCTAAAAGGTATTTGATTTCAACCGCTGGCTATCCAAACTTTGGTGATGAACAGATTGTTCGCACTTGGTTAAAATTTTATCGAGAAAATTTCCCCGACGACCAATTAATTTTAGATGTGCCTTTCCCAGCGCGGGCAAGTTTTCTTTTTCAGGACGAATTGGCGCATGTGCAGTTCGTAGACACGATTTGGAATTCAGTCTACTTAGCTCATGATCAACAATTAACCCTGGAAAACGAACCAGAAGTGTCAACTATTTTACACGGTGGGGATCCGAGAAACAACGTCCCTATTGCAGCACTATTCGATAGTGATGTGATTCATCTTTTAGGTGGTGGCTACTTTTCTACCGCATACCAGGAATTTTCTTATACGTATCTGTTTTTTATGCTACTGGCGTTGGTTAAGCGTGATCGACCAGATACCCAGCTCTATGCTACCGGTTTAGGTTTGACGCCTATTACTGACGATATTGCGGCAAATTTAGCGCACTATACCGATGTATTTTCCTATATTGGTGTGCGAGACCGAGCAAGTACGATTGTGGCCAATACAACTTTTGAAAGTGATGATGTCGTGATGGCATCAAAGCTTGAGGCCATTAAACAAGATGATCGGCCAGATAATCCAGATATTTTATTGATGATTCAGCCCTTTAAGCAGGATACGCAACAGGAAAAATTCATCCAATTATTGGTCGCTTATTTGCGACAACCCAGTCATCGTGATAAAAAAATTGGGATTGTTGAAGCGATGATTCCGGGTGATAACTGGCTATTTTATAGTGAAGCCTTACAAGATTATCCAGATATCCAACAGCGTTTGACATTCTATGGTTTCTGGGATATTTGGCAACACGGCATACCGGTGAAAGCGAATCAAGAGTGGGTCACCACAAGATTCCACTTTCATTTGATTGGTGCCTTGCTCGGTTATCGTGGTACGGCAATTAACCCTGGTGATGATTATTATGATGTGAAACACCAATCGCTCGTGGACTTAGGGACTTCTTGGCAATATATTGATTTATCAGCGGCAACCAATATCGCGATTAGGCCAACGCTTCGTCAAGTTGCTAAATTGAAATTAGCATTTGCGACACAGAAAAAAATAAAACGCATGAAGCGATTATTCATTGATGAAGGGCGTAACGTTTAA
- the rfbB gene encoding dTDP-glucose 4,6-dehydratase has protein sequence MTDYKNILVTGGAGFIGANFVRYIVEEHPDVFVTVLDKLTYAGNKENLAGLPENRVKLVVGDIADAELVDQLVAETDAVIHYAAESHNDNSLKDPSPFVQTNIIGTYTLIEAARKYNKRFHHVSTDEVYGDLPLREDLPGHGEGAGEKFTPESQYRPSSPYSSTKAGSDLLVRAWVRSFGLQATISNTSNNYGPYQHIEKFIPRQVTNILSGIKPKLYGNGKNVRDWIHTYDHATAIWAILTKGKIGETYLVGADGEKDNITVLRAILKDMGKAEDDFDFVQDRSGHDLRYAIDATKMREELGWTPKYTDFETGLADTIQWYADNQDWWQGEKAEVEAKYAENNQ, from the coding sequence ATGACTGACTATAAAAATATTTTGGTAACTGGTGGCGCTGGCTTTATCGGGGCGAACTTCGTGCGTTACATTGTTGAAGAACATCCAGACGTATTTGTGACCGTTTTGGATAAGTTGACGTATGCCGGCAATAAAGAAAACTTGGCTGGTTTGCCAGAAAATCGTGTGAAGTTGGTCGTTGGTGACATTGCCGATGCCGAATTGGTCGATCAATTAGTTGCTGAAACAGACGCTGTGATTCATTATGCTGCCGAATCACACAACGATAACTCACTAAAGGATCCATCACCCTTTGTGCAAACCAACATTATCGGGACTTACACGTTGATTGAAGCAGCGCGTAAGTACAACAAGCGCTTCCACCATGTCTCAACTGATGAAGTTTATGGTGATTTGCCATTGCGTGAAGACTTACCAGGTCATGGCGAAGGCGCTGGTGAAAAGTTTACACCAGAATCACAATACCGTCCCTCAAGTCCTTATTCATCAACAAAGGCGGGGTCTGATTTGTTAGTACGTGCTTGGGTGCGCTCATTTGGCTTGCAAGCTACGATTTCTAACACATCAAACAACTATGGGCCTTACCAACACATTGAAAAGTTTATCCCACGTCAAGTAACCAACATTTTGAGTGGGATTAAGCCAAAGTTGTACGGTAACGGCAAAAACGTCCGTGACTGGATTCACACTTACGACCATGCGACAGCAATCTGGGCCATTTTGACGAAGGGTAAGATTGGCGAAACTTACTTGGTTGGTGCCGACGGTGAAAAGGATAACATTACCGTTTTGCGTGCCATCTTGAAGGATATGGGCAAAGCCGAAGACGACTTTGACTTTGTGCAAGACCGTTCAGGGCATGACTTACGTTATGCCATTGATGCTACGAAGATGCGTGAAGAATTGGGTTGGACACCAAAGTATACCGACTTTGAAACCGGTCTGGCGGATACCATTCAGTGGTATGCCGATAACCAAGACTGGTGGCAAGGTGAAAAGGCCGAAGTTGAAGCCAAGTACGCTGAAAATAACCAATAA
- a CDS encoding dTDP-4-dehydrorhamnose 3,5-epimerase family protein, with protein sequence MTAEFFEKPLAARQVAEIPGMLEFDIPVHGDNRGWFKENFQKEKMVPLGFPASFFAEGKLQNNVSFSRQGVLRGLHAEPWDKYISVADNGKVLGAWVDLRAGESFGHVYQTVIDASKGIFVPRGVANGFQVLSETVSYSYLVNDYWALELKPKYAFVNYADPTLGIEWADVAHAEVSEADKNHPLLKDVVALQPEQL encoded by the coding sequence ATGACAGCTGAATTTTTTGAAAAGCCGTTAGCAGCCCGCCAAGTGGCAGAAATTCCCGGCATGCTTGAATTTGACATTCCGGTTCACGGCGATAACCGTGGTTGGTTTAAAGAAAACTTCCAAAAAGAAAAGATGGTGCCCCTAGGCTTTCCAGCATCTTTTTTTGCCGAAGGCAAGTTACAAAACAATGTGTCTTTCTCTCGTCAAGGGGTTTTGCGTGGTTTGCACGCGGAACCTTGGGATAAGTATATCTCAGTGGCGGATAACGGCAAGGTCTTAGGCGCTTGGGTTGATTTGCGGGCCGGTGAGTCTTTTGGCCACGTCTACCAAACGGTTATTGATGCTAGCAAGGGCATCTTTGTGCCACGTGGGGTGGCCAATGGTTTCCAAGTTTTGAGTGAAACCGTGTCTTATTCATATTTGGTCAACGATTACTGGGCCTTAGAATTAAAGCCAAAGTATGCCTTTGTCAACTATGCCGACCCAACCCTAGGTATTGAATGGGCCGATGTTGCTCACGCTGAGGTGAGTGAAGCGGATAAAAACCACCCGTTACTCAAAGACGTAGTGGCTTTGCAACCTGAACAATTATAA
- a CDS encoding ABC transporter ATP-binding protein codes for MLDESKPYMVRAEGLTKNFQLYANQTEKLKSTFMGNRAEANFWALRGLSFEIQAGDVVGIVGTNGSGKSTLLNILSGVIPQTSGLLDLNGTIGVVAINEGLNWELTGRENIRLKQLMMGKSNEEITRAMPEIIDFSELGEFIDQPVKDYSNGMRAKLGFSIVTHNDPDILIVDEALSVGDQNFSNKALGKIREFIAQGKTIFFVSHDLKQVREFTNKVMWIQYGEMRDFGETETIADEYEAFTRELDRMTEQDRERYVRKQKRNQQLFTIDQLRDRLTEEGMTEPEIKRITKLRSFEGFSRLSLYSTLIVLLGLMGAVVYFSMMGR; via the coding sequence ATGTTAGACGAATCAAAGCCATACATGGTCCGTGCAGAAGGCTTAACAAAAAATTTCCAACTTTATGCCAATCAAACCGAGAAGTTGAAGTCAACGTTTATGGGGAATCGTGCTGAAGCTAATTTTTGGGCGTTACGCGGTTTGTCATTTGAAATACAAGCTGGGGATGTGGTCGGCATTGTCGGGACGAATGGCTCGGGAAAATCAACGTTGCTCAATATTTTGAGTGGCGTGATTCCGCAAACATCAGGCTTACTAGATTTAAATGGGACGATTGGTGTTGTTGCCATCAACGAAGGGTTGAATTGGGAACTGACAGGACGTGAAAATATTCGACTTAAACAACTGATGATGGGAAAGTCAAATGAAGAAATCACGCGAGCAATGCCTGAAATTATTGATTTTTCAGAACTGGGTGAATTCATTGATCAACCAGTGAAGGATTATTCAAACGGTATGCGTGCGAAATTAGGCTTTTCAATCGTGACGCACAATGATCCGGATATCTTAATTGTCGATGAAGCCTTGTCCGTTGGTGATCAAAACTTCTCGAATAAGGCATTAGGTAAGATTCGCGAGTTTATTGCCCAAGGGAAAACCATTTTTTTCGTATCGCATGATTTAAAACAAGTGCGTGAGTTTACCAACAAGGTAATGTGGATCCAATATGGTGAAATGCGTGATTTCGGCGAGACGGAAACCATTGCTGATGAATATGAAGCCTTTACACGTGAACTGGACAGAATGACAGAACAAGATCGTGAACGGTATGTACGTAAGCAAAAGCGAAATCAGCAATTGTTTACGATTGATCAACTGCGTGACCGCCTGACTGAAGAAGGCATGACGGAACCAGAAATTAAACGTATCACAAAGTTACGAAGTTTCGAAGGATTCAGCCGGCTTAGTTTATATAGCACGTTAATTGTGTTATTAGGCTTGATGGGCGCGGTCGTTTACTTTTCAATGATGGGTAGGTAA
- a CDS encoding GtrA family protein: MIDYIKKLISDEKFRFLLVGGFNTFFGFFIFTGFTLTLKAVPHGYMVALVISQIVSNFVAFYLHRKVTFRVQGQVVKDFIRFTMINLVSYVINLVVLPLLVNFGHMNPIAAQFLILIVTTMISFVGHKFFSFRRSK, encoded by the coding sequence ATGATAGATTACATTAAAAAATTGATTTCCGATGAAAAATTCAGATTCCTTTTGGTTGGCGGATTCAATACATTTTTTGGTTTTTTTATTTTTACTGGTTTTACGCTAACATTAAAAGCAGTACCACATGGCTACATGGTCGCGTTGGTTATTTCCCAAATTGTGTCTAATTTTGTGGCATTTTATTTACATCGGAAAGTCACATTTCGTGTTCAGGGGCAAGTTGTCAAAGACTTTATTCGGTTTACGATGATTAACCTCGTGAGCTATGTGATTAACTTGGTTGTATTGCCATTATTGGTTAATTTCGGACATATGAACCCAATTGCTGCACAGTTTTTAATTTTAATTGTGACGACGATGATTAGTTTTGTTGGGCATAAGTTTTTTTCATTTAGGAGATCAAAATAA
- the rfbD gene encoding dTDP-4-dehydrorhamnose reductase, whose translation MKFLITGANGQLGQELQKLLTERALDFVALSSQELDITDRAAVFATFETVQPDVVFHAAAYTKVDLAEDEGRDTNWQVNANGTKNVADAAKLVQAKLVAVSTDYVFDGKSLTDYRETDPVNPQNAYGRAKLAGELGVIESGAEAYIVRTSWVFGEFGNNFVYTMQRLAQTHPKLSVVNDQLGRPTWTRTLAEFMLHLITVNAAFGTYHLSNDDTATWFDFAREILKTTAVEVAPVTSAEFPQKAYRPKHSVMSLDKAKATGFDILNWRAALAQFLASLQDKD comes from the coding sequence ATGAAATTTTTAATTACCGGTGCCAATGGGCAACTGGGGCAAGAACTACAAAAACTATTAACGGAACGGGCATTGGATTTTGTCGCGTTGTCGTCACAAGAACTCGATATTACTGATCGTGCGGCCGTCTTTGCCACGTTTGAAACAGTTCAGCCAGATGTGGTCTTCCATGCGGCTGCTTATACCAAAGTTGACTTGGCCGAAGATGAGGGACGTGACACCAATTGGCAAGTCAATGCTAATGGGACGAAAAACGTCGCCGATGCAGCGAAGCTAGTGCAAGCCAAACTGGTCGCTGTGTCAACCGATTATGTGTTTGATGGTAAAAGCCTAACGGATTATCGTGAAACTGATCCGGTAAATCCGCAAAATGCTTATGGTCGAGCTAAATTAGCAGGTGAACTAGGCGTGATTGAAAGTGGCGCCGAGGCCTATATCGTGCGAACGAGTTGGGTGTTTGGTGAATTTGGTAATAATTTTGTCTACACGATGCAACGTCTTGCCCAAACGCATCCAAAATTGAGTGTGGTGAATGATCAATTAGGTCGGCCAACTTGGACGCGGACATTAGCCGAGTTCATGTTACATTTGATTACGGTGAATGCGGCATTTGGGACGTATCATTTATCAAATGATGATACCGCGACTTGGTTTGATTTTGCGCGGGAAATTCTCAAGACAACAGCTGTCGAGGTGGCACCAGTGACGAGTGCAGAATTCCCCCAAAAGGCCTATCGCCCAAAGCATTCGGTGATGAGTTTGGACAAAGCAAAAGCGACCGGCTTTGATATTTTGAATTGGCGTGCAGCGTTAGCACAATTTTTAGCCAGTCTACAAGATAAGGACTAA
- a CDS encoding ABC transporter permease: MFVIIESIFQLIAEQISHLGMTIKLAIYDTKANNAHKYLGSLWEVLDPLFQVMTYAVIFGGGFRTTAPVAGMPYFVWMSVGFSAWYLVNQGFSDTIRSIQTQIFMVRNVKFPASVLPTIRIIQVFPAVLSISAVAGISMFLTGNFHPNLYWLQFIYYFIAAMIMLFFLGIFSATINILIPDYDLAIRQVLRLLFFVSGVLFPPAPGNFFNNVIYWISRVNPFYYIVNGWRETFLTNQWFWDSPYLMAMFWLEIALFAVIGTHLYLKFKDQFIDFI; the protein is encoded by the coding sequence ATGTTTGTAATAATTGAATCAATTTTTCAATTGATTGCTGAGCAAATCAGTCATCTGGGGATGACGATTAAATTAGCAATCTATGATACGAAGGCCAATAACGCCCACAAATATTTGGGTTCACTTTGGGAAGTCCTTGATCCGCTATTTCAAGTGATGACGTATGCCGTCATTTTTGGTGGCGGCTTTCGAACGACCGCACCAGTGGCGGGGATGCCATATTTTGTCTGGATGTCGGTCGGTTTTTCGGCCTGGTATCTAGTTAACCAAGGTTTTTCTGATACGATTCGATCAATCCAAACTCAGATTTTCATGGTGCGAAACGTGAAGTTTCCGGCTTCGGTATTGCCAACGATTCGCATTATCCAAGTTTTTCCAGCCGTGTTATCGATTTCAGCTGTGGCTGGCATAAGCATGTTCTTGACTGGGAATTTCCATCCTAATTTGTACTGGCTGCAATTTATCTACTATTTTATTGCCGCGATGATTATGCTGTTTTTCTTAGGCATCTTCAGTGCAACAATTAATATTTTGATTCCTGACTATGATCTGGCGATTCGACAGGTATTACGGTTACTATTTTTTGTTTCCGGCGTCTTGTTTCCACCAGCACCAGGAAACTTCTTTAATAATGTGATTTACTGGATTTCACGCGTCAATCCGTTCTACTATATCGTTAATGGTTGGCGGGAAACTTTTTTGACAAATCAATGGTTCTGGGATTCACCTTATCTGATGGCGATGTTTTGGCTAGAAATTGCCTTATTCGCTGTTATTGGTACGCATCTCTATCTCAAGTTTAAAGATCAATTCATTGATTTTATTTAA